Proteins encoded by one window of Clostridium bornimense:
- a CDS encoding LysM peptidoglycan-binding domain-containing protein has product MNKKKVIGLSAILILVLIGGLVIYNNATSTLQKDIKSSSKVNNDSSAIEDAKAKTINDLNSTFNTENNSTEDNSTNDKNINESDNTESKTTATNIAKEGVHFNYINYTVKSGDTLFSIAKENAPNLAINDVINNIKIRNKLSDENLIKSGDTISIPSSINIK; this is encoded by the coding sequence ATGAATAAGAAAAAAGTAATAGGACTATCTGCAATATTAATCTTAGTATTAATAGGTGGCTTAGTCATTTATAATAATGCTACTTCAACTCTACAGAAGGATATTAAAAGCTCTAGTAAAGTAAATAATGATTCTTCTGCAATAGAAGATGCTAAAGCAAAAACTATAAATGATTTAAATTCTACCTTTAATACAGAAAATAATTCTACTGAAGATAATTCTACTAATGATAAAAATATTAATGAATCAGATAACACTGAATCAAAAACTACTGCTACAAATATAGCAAAAGAGGGCGTTCATTTTAACTATATCAATTATACTGTTAAATCAGGTGATACACTTTTCTCTATAGCTAAAGAAAATGCTCCTAACCTTGCTATAAATGATGTTATTAATAACATTAAAATTAGAAATAAATTATCTGATGAAAACTTAATAAAATCTGGTGATACAATTTCTATTCCATCATCTATAAACATAAAGTAA